The genomic DNA CAGGCGACGCTGGCAGGCTTAAAAAATCCCTCAATGGCCGGTGTGCTGGAAAGCGTTGTCGGGCCGTGGGGCGCGAAATTCGTTGCCGGTGGCGTGATCTTCTCGGTCGCCGGGGCGCTGCTGGCATGGACGCTGTTTGCGGCCGAACTGCCGAGAGTCGCTGCGCAGGATGGCGTTTTCCCGTCAGTGTTCGGTCGTGAAAACAGCCGCAATTCTCCGTCGGTCTCCCTGTGGATCACCAACGGTCTGGTACAGCTTTTCCTGCTGCTGGCGCTGTTTTACCAGGCGGGTTACCAGGTGCTGTTTTCCATTGCGACAGCGGCAATCCTGCCACCCTACCTGTTCAGCGCGGCGTATGGCCTGAAGCTGGTGATGACGCGGGAACATTATCAGTCTGACGAGAAAACCCTGCGCGATGGCATTATTAGCGTTATCGCCACACTGTATGGTTTCTGGCTCTGTTATGCCGCGGGCGATTCCATGTTGCTCAGCTCGCTGTTGTTTATTCCGGGTGCGGCAGTCTATATCTGGAAGAAAAAAACCAGCCAGCAGCGCTGCTTCAATACGCTGGAATGGGGCGTCCTGGCCTTGCTGGTGGTGGTGGCGTTGTATACCCTCATGCAGATCGCTGCGGGCACCATGTCTATCACCTGATGAATAACCCCGCCCCGAAAGGGGCGATTTATCTGGGTAAACAATAAATAACCAATAAAATCGGCACGTAAGTTATTGATTGTTCAAAAACGTTCGTTTTATCAACATGGAAACTGAAATCCGATGATGAAATTTGACCAACCCACCAGTGATAAAGAGCAACTCCAGCTCGCCGTTTGTCAGCGCCTGATAGGTGAAAAAAGTTATTTATCCCAGGAAGAGCTTCGCCGCGATTTGCAGCGCCACGGCTTTGACAGCATCAGCCAGTCGACGGTGTCCCGCCTGCTGAAATTGCTTGGCGTCATAAAAATAAGAAATGCCAAAGGACAAAAAATTTATTCTGTGAATCCCCAGTTACGTCCTGCGCCTAACGCGGCGCGTTCGATTGCCGAAATGGTGGTGAGCGTCGAGCACAATAGCGAATTTATCCTTATCTACACCGCGGCGGGATACGGACGTGCGGTGGCGCGAATTCTCGATTACCACGCTCTGCCTGAAATCCTCGGCGTGGTGGCAGGCAGCAGCATTGTCTGGGTCGCCCCGCGTGATGTTAAACGCACGGCGCTGGTGCACAAACAGATTAATTATTTACTTATGATGAATTGATATGCAGAGATAACCGTTTCCCCTGGCAAATTTGTGCATTAATCGCTTGATCCGAAAATGCAGCTGCGTATAATCCCGGACAATTTGCCGGGAGGAAGTATGGTTCAGTGTGTACGACAAACTGTCTCACCGCGTCTGAAAAAGGGCGCAGGCCTGCCGTTTTTCTTCCCGTTGATCATTCATTCTCAAAGCCCCTTATTTAAGGGGCTTTTTTTTGCCCAGCGATCAGGAGATAAACATGGCTAACCCGCTATATCAAAAACATATCATTTCCATAAA from Trabulsiella odontotermitis includes the following:
- a CDS encoding arginine repressor; the protein is MKFDQPTSDKEQLQLAVCQRLIGEKSYLSQEELRRDLQRHGFDSISQSTVSRLLKLLGVIKIRNAKGQKIYSVNPQLRPAPNAARSIAEMVVSVEHNSEFILIYTAAGYGRAVARILDYHALPEILGVVAGSSIVWVAPRDVKRTALVHKQINYLLMMN